Genomic window (Leptospira kanakyensis):
TGTTCTTCGGTCACAAAGATCGAAACACTGAATCGAAGTTTTACAAAACCTAAGTTCATCGCACCTCTTCCGGGTGAGTCGGAACCCCTTCCTTCGGGTAGAGATTACAAAGAACGACTGGTAAATAAATCCACTCCACATTTTTCCCTCCTCTGGAAACAAGTTCCAGAGGAGTTCTCTAAATCAGATTTATTACTACTAGAGGAGAAGGTTCTCTTCCCTCACAACAAACTGGGTCTTTATAAAAAAGCTCCCAAAGTTCCTGATTCTAAATTTTCCGAATCTTCTGATTTGGATTTATTATTGGAACTTTCTCTCACCAAAAATGCAGAAAGACTTTCTGTTGAAGTACAATACAAAGATCCCGTTTTGTCGCAAAATTTTGGTAAGGCGATTTTTGTTTTCCAAGAAGAAAAGGAACCTGCTGTTAAATCAGTAAAGTCCTTTGATGTATTCCACGGCAAAAGACAACTCCAACCTTTAACGCCTAGTGTTCCAGCTTACTTTGCAGAAGTTTCTTCCCCGTCAGAAGATGAATTACGTAATTATTTTTCCGCCTCCTTACGAGGAAATGCCTCTGTGTTTTCTACTTCGCCAGGAACTACAATTTATCTGGACGGTGTGGAAGTAGGCAAAGCTCCCTTACTTTCTTATCCACTTATCAATGGAAAACATTCCCTTTCCTTTGCAAAACCCGGCAAAGATCCTGTAAAACGAAATATCTTAATTCGTGCAGGTAAAACCACACGTGTGTTCCAAGAATGGAGTGATGACATTTCGCAAGGAACCATTGTCATTTCTAGTTTTCCTCCGGGCCTCGACATCGTCGTTGATGGTCAGAAAAAAGGAAAAACACAATATGCGGAATCGGGAGTTCCTTATGGAAGTTATCCGATCCAATTCATTCGCACAAAAAATGATTCTAACTTTGAATATGCGAAAGCTGGAATCAAAATTAGACCGAAACAAATTACATCCATTGCTCTACCAATCTCTCTGGAAGATGGAGTGGGTTGGGAGTCAGAAGAATTTTGGAATCTCACATCGGCATCACCAAATTTTTCTGCGACTTTTCCTGGCAAACTTACCTTTGCAAAAAATAAAGACCTACCTACTGGTTGGTATGGGGTGTATTCCGAAGATCTAATTCCAGATTATTTGGAAGCCGAACTTGTGTTAGATCTTGTGAAGGATTTAAACGGTGCCGTTGGCCTTTCTTTTACCGATCACAATCAAAATGCGATCCTCGTTTATGTAGATAAAACTGATTTCCATATCATCAAATTTTCTTCGGAAGAAAAAGAAGCACCGGTTCGTTCTTCTTACCGTTGGGACAAAGAAGATGAACTAAAAGGAAGAACTGTTAAACTTTCAACAGATATCGAAAAAAAAATGATTCGATTGTCTTTAGGAAATAAAACTGTAGAAGAACTTCCATGGAATTTTGAAACTTTTTGGAATATTGGAGTATTAACTCCACATAACATGCCTGTTACGGGCACACCCCTTCGCGGTGTAAAAATACGATATCCTGATATGGTTAAGTTTGAGGAAAGGCTCCAAAAATGAGACAACTTAGTTATTTATGTATTTCCTTCGTTTTGTTTGTTGGTTGTCAGTCCCGGGATTTTAAACCAGTCACTGTCAAAGATCCCGTCGTGGAAAAATCCGATGTTTCGGACCGCCAAAAAATTGAAGAAGCAAGGGCTCTTGTTGCAGAAGGTAGTAACGAATTCCAAAAGGGAAACATGGATTCTGCTTTAGAAAAAGCAAAGACATCCATCCAAACTTTTGAGTTAATTGATGGTTATTCTCTTCTTGGTTCTTCCTATTACCAGTTAGGTGAATACGAGAATGCAAAACATGCCTATGAAAAAGGCAAAAACTTAGATCCCAAAAATGAGAAACTACTCATTGGGCTTGGAACTGTCCAATCCACTTTGGGAGAAAATGAGGACGCTCTTTCTACTTACCAAACCTTAAGCCAACTCAAACCAGAAGAAACTATCTATACTTACAAAACCGGCTTGTTACTAAAAAACTTGGGTCGTTACCAAGAGAGTCTTGTTGTTCTCAAACCATTGGAGGCAAAACCAGAGTTCCCATACCCAGTCGAACTTTTAAACCAGTTGGGTGATATTTGTTTGGAACTAAAAAGATACGACGAAGCAGAGGCTTACTTTGCAAAGGCGGAAAAACTCAATCCTGAATTAAAAACTGCCAAAGACGCCAAACTTTCTACAAAAATTGCCTCTCTCATCCAACGAGGTAATGACTTCCTTAACAAAAAAAATTATTCGGAAGCCGCATCTGAATTCAAAAAAGCCACAGACCTACAACCTCAAAATGGTTCTTTGTGGTCTTTTCTTGGAAATGCACAGTTACTAAATGGTAAACTGAAAGAAGGTGAGGAAAGTTTTAAAAAAGCCATTTCCTATTCTGATACAAATCCCAGTGGATATGTTGGATTGTGTAATGTTTATATCCAAACTCATAATTATTCGGATTGTTTAAAAACTTCCAAACAAGCTGGCGTAAAAATTCCGAAAAATGCAGAAATCCGCAACAAACAAGGGATATGCGAATGGAAATGGGGTGAAACCAAAAAGGCTAATCTCAGTTTCCAAGATGCTGCGTCTTGGGATCCCAATTTTTTTGAACCAAAACTCAACTTAGCCTATGTGTTAATTGATTCAGGTCGTTTTGATGAAGCTTTGGATGTATTAAAAAAAGCAGAGTCTCATCCTAAGGCCAAAAAAGAAGACATTCGTAAGGCAAAGGTATTAGCAGAATCACAAAAATACATTGCTGATGGGGATGTTTTCCTCCGCCAAGGGAAACGGAAACAAGCCTTTGATGAATATGGTAAAGCTATGGGTGTGAATCCAGAAAACCCTGCCGTTCAAAATGCCTTTGGTCGTGGTTACTTTGCATTCGGAGAATATAAAAAATCGGAAAGTTCGTTTTTAGAAGCTTACCGAATGGATGCAACAAACCCGGGCGCCTTACAGGGGCTAGCTCGTGTGTATGCAAAAACTGGTGAATCCAAAAAAGAAAAAGAATACATCAAAAAATTGGAAATCCTATCGGCGACAGATCCTTTTAGCGCGATCACACTCGGCCGGATTGCAGAAGACGCTAGCAAATGGGACGAAGCAGAATCTATATACATGGGACTTAAGAAAAAATTCCCAAACAATGATGCTGTAGATTACCGATTGGGAAGTTTATATTACAAACGTGCAGTAGAAGAAAACTCGAAAGAAAACTATACACGTGCGAATGAGTTCATCCAAAAATCTAAAAAATATACCAAAGACATTCCTGAGTTACTGGAAACAGAAAAAACTGTAGCAGAGAACTCTCGTTTTGCGGAGATTTTACCTTTTGTGAAAGAAGGGAACTCACTTTTCAATCGTAAAAAATACATCGAAGCGGTAACTCCATACCAAAAGGCTTATGACAAAGTTCCCAAAGCTTCACTTCTCGTAAAAATTGCAGAATGTTATATCGAAAAAGGTGAAGAAGAAAAGGGACTTTCTATTTTAGAGAATGCAGTTCGTTCGAATAAAGAAAATGCAATTTCTTTTAAGGAAGGGATTTATTCTTTTTATTACAAAAAAGGCGAATTAAAAAAAGCAGAAGATGGGTTTCATGATATCTTAAAAGAAAAACCAGATTCTTATTACGCCTACTATATGTTAGGTCTTGTGACCATGAAACGTAAAAATTATGAAGGCGCTATTATTGAATTTGATCGTTCTATTTTGGTAAACCCTAATTTTGCCCCGAGTAACGTAGCTAAAGGTTTGGCATTCTATAAATTAAACCAAATGGATGCAGCAAAACGTGAATTTGAGAAGGCAAGAGTAAAAGATTCAGAATTCGGCCTTTCTTCTTACAATTTGGCAATTGCATACTTCAATGAAGATCTCACAAAAGAATCTAAATCCATCTTAGAATCCATTCGAAAAACAGATCCGGATTTTATGGATGGTGAGATCCAACTAGCTTATATCTATTTCAAAGAAAACAAATTGGAAGAAGCAGAGAAAATCATTGATCGTGTTCTAAAAGAAGAACCATCTGCAGAAGCATTGTTTGCCCAATTTAGAATTTTGGACGCCAAACAAAAACAATCTCCATCCGATAAGGTCAAAACCAAACGGAACCAAGTAAAAGAGAAAATTTTACGTGAATACGGAGAAACCAAATTCGCAAGGTTACTTCCTTCTGATGCTTTGGATGATGAACCACTCCATGTAACTGACCTTAATCTTTCTGGAACTCCTGTTTCCACACCAATTGTATATCCAAACCGAATCATTGTGAATTATGGATCTGCCCTTGTCGGTTATGATCGAATCACAAAAGAACTTGTTTGGAAACAATACACATCCACTCCATTCCAACTACTCGTTGCGGGGAAGGAACTTGTGGGAATTACAAACGATACTGCCACAAAAATCTACCCAGAATCGGGAAAGATGACTTTCAAGAAACAGGTATTAGCTGGTTGGAAGGTAAAACAAGGGTCTGCTGATGGAAATGGGTTTTTCCTTCTATTGGAAAAAGAAAAGGGAACGGACAGAAAAATTGTAAAAACCAATCCCAATTTAGAAATTTTAGAAGAATGGAATGGAAACGATTTTTTAAGTTTTTCTTACACCGAGGAAGGAAAACTCATAGTTCTTCGTGATTTAAAGAAAGAATTCCAAATCCAAGTGTTTGCGATTGGTGTAAGTCCAGAAAAAGAAAAGAAGGTATCGGCTCCTGTTGCGAAGAAAGATACAAAGGAATCGGCGCAGATCCTAGGATGTGTTGAAGATTCTTGTTTGATCCAATTGGGAAATCAAATGTATCAAGGAACAGAAAAAGCAAAACTATATTCCCTTGGGAATACAGAATCCATTCGTTCTGTTGTTAAAAATTCCGAGTCTTTACTAATCAATACAGAAAACACCGCCTATCTTTGGAAAGGTGGTTCGAAGTGGAAAGATTCTTATGCCATCCAAGGAGATTTTTATTATCCTTTAGATGGACTTGTGGTGGAAGGAAGGTCTAAGGAATTACTTCTCATCAAAGGTCGGGATAAAACTCCTGTTCCTTGGAAGGGAGACCGGGATGGCCTTCGTATCAGTACGGTAACAGTAGACTAATCATCAATTTGAGATTGTAGAGAAACTGGATTCAAAAGGTATTCTCAAGTAAGAATCTTGAGCTCTTACTTGAGATGGATTTGATCTGATAAAAAGGAAAAACCTACTTTATTAGGATTTTATTTAACTTTAGTTCGGTTTAGGTAATAAATTCGTTTCCCTTCGTTTCTTTTTTCCGTTTCGAAAAAGGAAACTGGGAAACCAGGCCTTTCGAATTCATATTCTTTTTCATCCCAAACAAATTTAGGAAATTTTCTGAATAGAGAAATGGTTCTTCTCGCATAAGGGCCGTAATCGGTTGCAAATAACAGCTTACCACCGGGTTTTAACAAATCATAAATTTGTTCCAACATTTGACATTGCATCAGTCTGTTTTTACGGTGTTTTTTCTTTGGCCAAGGGTCTGGGAAGTTGATGATAATTTTGTCAAAAATTTCTTTCTCAAGCAATTCATCGAAAAACCACTGGAAGTTAACGGTCATATAACGGATATTCTCCAAACTGAGCGTTTGTCGTTGTTTTTCGGTGTGGATGATCCGATTTACCTTCTTTTCCATCAACAGATAACCTGTTTGGCGGTCATTCGAAGCCAATTCGATGGCAACTTCGCCCCATCCCGATCCAAGTTCTAAAACAAAGTTTTGGATCTGTTCCGGGAAAGATTTTTTTAGGTCGATTTTTTTTCCCCGCTCTTTAGGTTGCAGGAGATAGTCGGATCGATAGGAAGTCTTTGTAGTAAACTTCCAAAGTTTTTCTTGGATTTCTGGGCTAACTAACAAATGCATTCCTTCCGATGATGTATTGTCAGGATTTTAAAAAGGAAATAGATGAAAATAACTCTTTTTGGTGTTCGCGGTTCTCTCCCCACACCGATTTCTAAAACGGAACAACGCGAGAAAACTTTGAAGATCCTCCAAATGGCCAAAGAAGAGTGGAGGAAGAATCCGGACGGATTTTCCGAAGAGGAATTCTTAAATCATCTCCCCATCCCACTTTCCCAGGATCTAGGAGGGAACACCACTTGTGTGTTTATCGAAGGGGACGGAGGTGAAAAAGTCATTTTAGATATGGGAACGGGGCTTCGAGTTCTCGGAAACCAACTGGCACCACAAGCATTTAGTGGGGAAGATATGGACATTCATATCTTGGTTTCTCATACTCATTGGGATCATATCCAAGGGTGGCCATTTTTTAAACCTGGTTATTCACCATCATGTAATATTAATTTTTACTCATGTATTGAAAATTTAGAGGAAAGGTTGGTGCGCCAACAACATCCAGAAAACTTTCCAGTGACCTTAGACCAAATGGCTTCAAAAAAATATTTTCATCTTTGGAAAGAATTTGAGTCTTATATGTTAGGTGGTCTTAAAATCATTCCTTTTGGTTTACGTCATCCCGGTTCTTGTACTGGATATCGGATTCGAGAAGGGAATAAAATTTTTCTTTTTTGTACAGATGTGGAATATAGGGAAGAAGACCGAGAACACCTACTCAAAATGAAACCACAAATTGCAGGGGCAGATCTCATCATCATTGACGCGCAGTATAGCACTGCTGAGGCGGAGAAAAAATTAGGTTGGGGACATACTGCTGTTAGTAAAGCAGTAGAGTTTGCCGAAATGATGGAAATTCGTTCTGTGGTTCTCACACACCATGAACCAGACCATACGGATCATGAGGTTGCAAGAATCATTTTGGATGAAGCAAGATTACAAAAACCTGGTGGAATGCAGGTTCATATTGCTCATGAAGGACAAAAGTTTATTCTTTAAGATTCATTCGTTGATCAAATAATTGGAATGGTATCCCTTGGCGTCCCCAGACCAAATGGGACAGTTCATTTTGAGATCTGCATACCAATGGATTTGGTATGGTTTGGCAAAAAACAATTGGATAAAAAATCTTAAGAAAGATGAGATATTTTCCAGTGCACTCATGGTTGCGATAGGACGAGTTCGTTTGACAAGAAGGGAACATTTTCCTTCATTAAAATATAAAACTTCTGATTTGGGGATCGTATAACCAGAAGTAGGTTCCTTCTCCCAGTCCAAAACTTCTGACCTTTCCACAGTTCCTTCCAAAACAAGATGGCCAGTGTTATCGAGAACCGCTACACGGCGAAAAAAACTACCAGGGAAATCTGAAGTTCCGATAAACCCTCCGGTAAAAACTCTATATCCATCTTTGGTGATGGATCTGACAAGTTCCCAGTTTTTTGAAAATTGATACACTGGTTCGTTCGAAAGGATATGTTCTAAACCACCAATACCTTTGATCTCTTCGGTAATGTCTTTGTAACGAATGGTTCCTGTGACTTGAGAGTAAGAAAAAGGGATGTCTGCCTGAACAAATTTTCCCTCTTCCTTCAATGGATATTTTCCTTTGGAAATTGGAACCGATCCTCGCCTGGGTTTATAATCTAATTTGATTTCCCAATCACCATAGTTCATATATAAAGAATAAATTCCGTTTTTGTATTCCATCCAGTTTTCCCCACTTTTTTGGTAGAACTGGCCTTTCCTAAATTCATATTCATCGGAATCAAATTCGCGAGTGGAATAATATACTGGTTGGTCTTTGGGTTTTAAAAGTAGCGATATGCCGTTGTTATGCGATCCAGGGCCAAAATTACTCACAAGGAAGGTGGCAAAAAGATTGTATTTTTCATTGCGAAAGGTGAAATTCCAAGCCTGGAGATAACCTTCGTCAGGGTAGTGTTGGGTTTTAAAATCCTGGGCCAGTAAATTTACATTCGGCAATATTACCAATAGAAGATAAAAACTTACCAGCCGAAAGATTTGCCGAAACACCGACAAATCCTAACGGGCGCTTGTAAAAGAATCAAGATTTTTCTTGGGGATTTCCTTTAAATGCTCAATTGGCTCGGGAGAGTCAAAGCGTATAAATCTCCCAGACAAACGAGCGAAAAGACGGGATGTTCTGTATTGCCAATCTGTTTTAGCCTCTCTCGTTCTTCGGCGATTCCATCGATATGGATCCAGGTTTCTAGATGTTCCTCTGGTAAAATCCGACAAGCCACTTGGTATTCAAAGGGTCCGATTTGTGAGAAAAAAATTTGAACTCCATCGGTTGGAGAATCGGCGAGAGTGCGACGGAAGGCAAATTGTTTGGACTTGGTTTCGCCCCGCATTTCATAATAATGGTTCAGAATTCTTAAGATGTGTAGGAATTCTTCTTTTTTTGTCACAAGCTCACGCCATTGCACTTCGGTTTCTTTCATACCAGAAGCGGTGGTGGATATTTGACTTTGGTTCTTAAAAAAGGATTCGCACTTGAAAAATACTTTCCCCTATCCAGGATGAACGAAACGGGCATGGTCACGGAGATATTAGAAATATTCTGGAAAGAGAAACTCCGGTTTGCCCAATACTGTTTTGATGAATTGGCTTCGTTCGATGCCAAGACCTTTGCCGAAAGGAGAGACAGCGGAAAATCTCCTGAGTGGACTCTCGGCCAGATGATCTCCTACGATCGCAATTTTAGTTTTTTCCTTCCTCTTTCACTACGAATCAGTGGATTTTTCTTTTTTACAACTTTCAAAGACCAAGACATAGAAAGAGACCTAGAAGCCATCAGGGACAGATACACACCGCCTGCTTTTCCGGCTCATTTTTGGGAAATTCAGATCACAAAAGCCACCGACCTCAAAATCAAAGCGGAGGATCCAGTGGTTAAAGAACATTGTGAATCTTGGAAAGAGGTTCTCGTTCGTTTGGAATCAAAACTTTCTCTCATTTCCGAACGAGATGCTTATAGAAAAAGATATACATCCCTTACGGGAATTCATACCATTTCAGGAGCGATCAATAATTCTACGGAGTTTTGTCACTACCAATGGAATTTACATATGGTAAATCCAACATAATCGTTTTTATGCGAATCAAAAATTGAATGAGTTTAGGAGAAATCAATGGGAAAAATTAAAGTAAAAACACCGCTTGTTGAGTTAGACGGCGATGAAATGACGAGAATTATCTGGAAAGAAATTAAAGATCGTTTCATCTACCCTTACTTAGACATCACTTTAGAATACTATGACTTAGGTGTTGAATACCGCGACAAAACAGATGACCAAGTCACTGTCGATTCTGCTAACGCGATCAAAAAACATGGCGTAGGTGTTAAATGTGCAACCATCACTCCAAACGCAGACCGAGTGAAAGAATACAACCTCAAACAAGAATGGAAGTCACCTAACGGAACCATCCGTGCCATCCTTGATGGAACTGTTTTCCGTAAACCAATCATTATCAAAAACATCCCAGCAGCAGTAAACTCTTGGAAAAAACCAATTGCGATTGGAAGACATGCTTACGGTGATATCTACCGTGACGTAGAGATCCTTGTTGATGGTCCAGGAAAAGTAGAACTCGTTTATACAGATGCATCTGGAAAAGAAAAACAAAGATTACTCGTAAACGATTTTAAAGCTCCGGGTGTTGCTCTTGCAATGCACAACTTAGATGAATCCATCAAGTCATTTGCAAAGGCATGTTTTACTTATGCGTTGTCTGAGAAAATCAGCATCTGGTTTGCAACAAAAGATACTATTTCTAAAAAATACCATGCTCGTTTCCGTGATATCTTTGATAACATGGCGAAAGAACAAGAAGCCGCTATGAAAGCTGCTGGTATTACTTATAGTTACTACCTCATTGATGATGCAGTTGCGCAAATCATGAAAAACGAAGGTGGACAACTTTGGGCGATGATGAACTACGACGGTGACGTTATGAGTGATATGGTTGCTTCTGGTTTTGGTTCTCTTGGTCTTATGACTTCGGTTCTTGTGTCTCCAGACGGAAAATACGAATACGAAGCAGCACATGGAACAGTAACTCGTCACTACCGTAAATACCAAAAAGGAGAAACCACTTCTACAAACTCAGTGGCTTCTATTTTCGCTTGGACGGGAGCACTTGCGAAACGTGGGGAACTGGATGGAACTCCAGAACTCGTGAACTTCGCTCTGAAATTGGAAGAAGCAATCATTGAAACCATCGAAGGTGGTGAGATGACAAAAGACTTACTTTCTCTATCTACAGCAGCTACCAAAAAAGAATTGGATACTTTCCAATTTATGGAAGCTGTACAAAAACGTTTGGATTCTAAACTTAAATAAGTTTAGTTTAGAATTGCCCTACTCGAGGTTACCTTGAGTGGGGTTTTGTTTTTAACCCATCCTCCTCTGACCGTTCCTTCCCGATCCATAAAATATTTCCTTGCAATTGTAGATAAACACAATACATTCATTTTCCGTTATAGAGGGGACTTACATGAAACAATGTATTTACGTTTTTAGTTTTTTATTTTTACTATTTAGTTCTCTTTTCGCAGATCCAATTTCCCTGAAAAAAGGGGACAGAGTGGAAGTATACGATGCAAAACAGGGTAAGTCGTTTTCAGGAATGGTGATCAAAATAGAAAAGGAGGGATTTTTGATTCATTATGATGGTTATGCCGACAGTTACGACGAAGTGGTTCCCTTGGATCGGATCAAACCTATGTCAGAAATTCCCGGTGTTTCCTTTATCAAATCGGAGAAAGGTAAGTCTGTCACCGTACTAGGTAATTTAAAAACAGGTTCTGTGATGGAGGAGTTGGAATGGGCAGAAACTAGTTCTATGGCATGTTGGCCTGGGATTCGTAACATAGAGTTTGAAGGGAACCAAATTCACTATTGGACTGACCTTCCCAAAAAATCGACTCTGGTTGTTACAGTAAAACCAAAGAATAGTAAAACACGCGTTAATCTATATGCATTTAGTGGTTTTGAACCGAAATACATTCCTCCAAAAGTATATGGAGCTGTAAGTTGTGAAGCTTCACACCCCACTTGGATTGGAACTCCCGATTTTTCAAAACCTGCAGAACCGCAAACCATCGAACTTCGTGCAGTCGGTAATCCTTACCGTGTTTTTATTGGAGTGAGTGGGGCAAAAAATATAACCGAAGGTGACTTTGAGTTAATTGTTGAAGTCAAATAGGATAATGATTGCTGATTTTATAGATTGGTATTTGAATGAATCGTCTGAGATTAAATCTTCCGCCGAATTATTTGATAAGTGTATTGGATATTTACAGAATTTAGATTTTCAGATTGTACGCGTCAACATGGGGACTCGAACACTACACCCACAAGTGGAGTCCTTGTCGTATACTTGGGTTCCGAAAGGTAAATTAGAATATTTTGATGATACAACCAATCCGCTTTTAATCTCTAAAACCACAATAGAATCTGAAAATGGATATCTCCGAGAGGTTCGTTTCCGACTAGGTTCATTACAAACTTCTCAGTTTACGGTAAGCCCCGTTCAATATGTAATGTCTACCAAAAAGACGTATTACTTTAGTTTTGCGGATCATACCGAAGAAAAGTATCCTTATCCCATTCTGGAAGATTTAGCTCCCTTGGGAGCAACAGGTTATTTTGCAGTACCGATTTTCCAGAAAGGAGTTAGTTTTGCTTTCTTAAGTTTAGTCACTGATAAGGTTAGTGGCTGGTCAAAGGAAGAACTACATTTTTTACATCAGGTTCTTAAAACTATTTCTCTTCAGTGGATGAATTTCATCCAAAATGAATTAACCGAATCACTCTTAAGTATTTATTTAGGAAAAAGAACAGGATCTACTGTTTATTCAGGTAAAGTTTATCTGGGAGAACTAGACAATATCAAATCAGTGATTTGGTTTTCAGACATTCGTAATTACTCAGGAATGAGTGAAAAACTATCTCCTTCAGAAATTATACAATTGTTAAATGATTATTTTGGACAAGCCATCCCACTGATTGAATCCCACGGGGGTGAGGTTTTAAAACTGCTTGGTGATGGAATTTTAGCAGTTTTCCCTTATACCGAATCCAATAAAACCTTTGTAGGAAAAAAAGTGCTTCTCGCTGTAAGAAAGTTAGGTGAAAGTTTATTTTTGCATAACCAAACAAGAGAAATAGAAAATAAACTTCCGATCCACCATGGAGTAGGTTTACATTCTGGTGAAATTCTTTATGGAAACATTGGTTCTTTGGAACGGTTGGATTTTACGGTCATTGGGGAAGCAGTCAACTTAACCAGTCGCATTGCGGGTATGTGTGGGGAATTAGGAAAAGCTGTTTTGGCATCGGAAGAGTTGGCGCACCAAATCCCCATTCGGTGGGAGGAACTTGGGGAACACAAACTCAAAGGGATCAGTTCTCCACAAAAAATATTTGCGATTTCAGAACGAACGAAGCGGAAATGGTAAGATAAGGTTTGGTCGTTCGTTTGTTTGTTTTAGAGGAATAAAAATTTCAGGGAAAATATGAAAAACATAGATAAAATCACTTCTGTTAATATTACGATAACGTTCATTCTCACTCTTTTGTTTGTTAATTTTGGAATTCTATATTTTTATATCGAACAAATCAATTTATACTCTTCTATGGAAACTGGAGCCCAAGTTTTAGAGTCAGACATAACAGCCGTTGAAAAATATATAACAGCGCTCAGTTTAATTTATGTTGTGGGTTTTTTATTCACTGGTATGTTTTTTGTCTATTGGCTGACAAATGCCTATCTAAGAATCAAAACTATTTTCCCTAATC
Coding sequences:
- a CDS encoding LIC10124 family lipoprotein codes for the protein MRYVYLPVLCFLVGYCSSVTKIETLNRSFTKPKFIAPLPGESEPLPSGRDYKERLVNKSTPHFSLLWKQVPEEFSKSDLLLLEEKVLFPHNKLGLYKKAPKVPDSKFSESSDLDLLLELSLTKNAERLSVEVQYKDPVLSQNFGKAIFVFQEEKEPAVKSVKSFDVFHGKRQLQPLTPSVPAYFAEVSSPSEDELRNYFSASLRGNASVFSTSPGTTIYLDGVEVGKAPLLSYPLINGKHSLSFAKPGKDPVKRNILIRAGKTTRVFQEWSDDISQGTIVISSFPPGLDIVVDGQKKGKTQYAESGVPYGSYPIQFIRTKNDSNFEYAKAGIKIRPKQITSIALPISLEDGVGWESEEFWNLTSASPNFSATFPGKLTFAKNKDLPTGWYGVYSEDLIPDYLEAELVLDLVKDLNGAVGLSFTDHNQNAILVYVDKTDFHIIKFSSEEKEAPVRSSYRWDKEDELKGRTVKLSTDIEKKMIRLSLGNKTVEELPWNFETFWNIGVLTPHNMPVTGTPLRGVKIRYPDMVKFEERLQK
- a CDS encoding tetratricopeptide repeat protein — protein: MRQLSYLCISFVLFVGCQSRDFKPVTVKDPVVEKSDVSDRQKIEEARALVAEGSNEFQKGNMDSALEKAKTSIQTFELIDGYSLLGSSYYQLGEYENAKHAYEKGKNLDPKNEKLLIGLGTVQSTLGENEDALSTYQTLSQLKPEETIYTYKTGLLLKNLGRYQESLVVLKPLEAKPEFPYPVELLNQLGDICLELKRYDEAEAYFAKAEKLNPELKTAKDAKLSTKIASLIQRGNDFLNKKNYSEAASEFKKATDLQPQNGSLWSFLGNAQLLNGKLKEGEESFKKAISYSDTNPSGYVGLCNVYIQTHNYSDCLKTSKQAGVKIPKNAEIRNKQGICEWKWGETKKANLSFQDAASWDPNFFEPKLNLAYVLIDSGRFDEALDVLKKAESHPKAKKEDIRKAKVLAESQKYIADGDVFLRQGKRKQAFDEYGKAMGVNPENPAVQNAFGRGYFAFGEYKKSESSFLEAYRMDATNPGALQGLARVYAKTGESKKEKEYIKKLEILSATDPFSAITLGRIAEDASKWDEAESIYMGLKKKFPNNDAVDYRLGSLYYKRAVEENSKENYTRANEFIQKSKKYTKDIPELLETEKTVAENSRFAEILPFVKEGNSLFNRKKYIEAVTPYQKAYDKVPKASLLVKIAECYIEKGEEEKGLSILENAVRSNKENAISFKEGIYSFYYKKGELKKAEDGFHDILKEKPDSYYAYYMLGLVTMKRKNYEGAIIEFDRSILVNPNFAPSNVAKGLAFYKLNQMDAAKREFEKARVKDSEFGLSSYNLAIAYFNEDLTKESKSILESIRKTDPDFMDGEIQLAYIYFKENKLEEAEKIIDRVLKEEPSAEALFAQFRILDAKQKQSPSDKVKTKRNQVKEKILREYGETKFARLLPSDALDDEPLHVTDLNLSGTPVSTPIVYPNRIIVNYGSALVGYDRITKELVWKQYTSTPFQLLVAGKELVGITNDTATKIYPESGKMTFKKQVLAGWKVKQGSADGNGFFLLLEKEKGTDRKIVKTNPNLEILEEWNGNDFLSFSYTEEGKLIVLRDLKKEFQIQVFAIGVSPEKEKKVSAPVAKKDTKESAQILGCVEDSCLIQLGNQMYQGTEKAKLYSLGNTESIRSVVKNSESLLINTENTAYLWKGGSKWKDSYAIQGDFYYPLDGLVVEGRSKELLLIKGRDKTPVPWKGDRDGLRISTVTVD
- the trmB gene encoding tRNA (guanine(46)-N(7))-methyltransferase TrmB, giving the protein MLVSPEIQEKLWKFTTKTSYRSDYLLQPKERGKKIDLKKSFPEQIQNFVLELGSGWGEVAIELASNDRQTGYLLMEKKVNRIIHTEKQRQTLSLENIRYMTVNFQWFFDELLEKEIFDKIIINFPDPWPKKKHRKNRLMQCQMLEQIYDLLKPGGKLLFATDYGPYARRTISLFRKFPKFVWDEKEYEFERPGFPVSFFETEKRNEGKRIYYLNRTKVK
- a CDS encoding MBL fold metallo-hydrolase, which codes for MKITLFGVRGSLPTPISKTEQREKTLKILQMAKEEWRKNPDGFSEEEFLNHLPIPLSQDLGGNTTCVFIEGDGGEKVILDMGTGLRVLGNQLAPQAFSGEDMDIHILVSHTHWDHIQGWPFFKPGYSPSCNINFYSCIENLEERLVRQQHPENFPVTLDQMASKKYFHLWKEFESYMLGGLKIIPFGLRHPGSCTGYRIREGNKIFLFCTDVEYREEDREHLLKMKPQIAGADLIIIDAQYSTAEAEKKLGWGHTAVSKAVEFAEMMEIRSVVLTHHEPDHTDHEVARIILDEARLQKPGGMQVHIAHEGQKFIL
- a CDS encoding LIC_13246 family protein, translated to MKETEVQWRELVTKKEEFLHILRILNHYYEMRGETKSKQFAFRRTLADSPTDGVQIFFSQIGPFEYQVACRILPEEHLETWIHIDGIAEERERLKQIGNTEHPVFSLVCLGDLYALTLPSQLSI
- a CDS encoding NADP-dependent isocitrate dehydrogenase, translating into MGKIKVKTPLVELDGDEMTRIIWKEIKDRFIYPYLDITLEYYDLGVEYRDKTDDQVTVDSANAIKKHGVGVKCATITPNADRVKEYNLKQEWKSPNGTIRAILDGTVFRKPIIIKNIPAAVNSWKKPIAIGRHAYGDIYRDVEILVDGPGKVELVYTDASGKEKQRLLVNDFKAPGVALAMHNLDESIKSFAKACFTYALSEKISIWFATKDTISKKYHARFRDIFDNMAKEQEAAMKAAGITYSYYLIDDAVAQIMKNEGGQLWAMMNYDGDVMSDMVASGFGSLGLMTSVLVSPDGKYEYEAAHGTVTRHYRKYQKGETTSTNSVASIFAWTGALAKRGELDGTPELVNFALKLEEAIIETIEGGEMTKDLLSLSTAATKKELDTFQFMEAVQKRLDSKLK